The sequence GGTCCTGGTCGACGCCGATGGCGAACTTGCCGGCGTCCTGCGCCGCCTGGAAGACGCCCGTCCCGGCGTTGCCGGCGGCGTGGTAGACGATGTCGACGCCGTCGTTGTACATCGCCGTCGCCGCCTCGTTACCCGCCTGCGTGTCGTTGAAGTTCCCGACGTAGCTGACCTGCACGTCGATGTCCTGGCTCACCTCGGCGACGCCCGCGCGGTAGCCCGCCTCGAACTTGCCGATGAGGTCGCCCTCGACGCCGCCGACGAAGCCGACCGACGACTGGTCGGGGGTCGTCTCGCCGCCGCCGGCGCTGAACTCCTGTTGGGTGAGCAGCCCGGCCATCTGACCGACGAGGAACGACCCCTCCTCTTCGCCGAACACGTAGCTCTCCACGTTCGGCTCCTCGACGACGCTGTCGACGATCATGAAGTTCTGGTCGGGGTAGTCGGGGGCGTTCTCCGCGAGCGCTTCGGCCTGCAGGAAGCCGATACAGCAGATGAGGTCGTGTTCGCCGCTCTGGGCGAACTGCTGCTGGTACGTCTGGAACTCCGTCACCTCGCTCGGCTGGACGTTGTCGTGGGTGACGCTGTACTCGTCGGCCGCCTGCTGGACGCCGGTCTGCGCCTGGTCGTTGAACGAACCGTCGCCGAGGCCGCCCGTCGCGTACACCATACCGACGCTCACGTCGGCGCTGCCGGAAGCGCCCGCGCCGCCGTCGCTCGACTCGTTGCCCGAGCCGCTGTCGTTGCCGCCGCTGCTCTCGTTGTTGCCGTCGTCTTCGGTCGGACCGCCGGTACAGCCGGCAAGTCCCGCGATTCCCGCCGCGCCCGTCGCCTTCAGGAGTGTCCGCCTATCCACATTCATGACTACGTCTGGACGAAGGTGGCGGCGAAATAGGCATAAAGGCGTCGTTTGCGCCGGACGGCGCTCAGAGACGCCCCGAACGCCCGACGGTGGTCAGTTCTTCGCCGTCTCGACGGCGCGTTCGACGACGGCACCGGCGTCAGCGACGAGCGAGTCGACGTCGTCGCTCTCGGCGTAGAGCCGAACGTACGGTTCGGTGCCGCTCGGACGGACGAGCAGCCACGAACTGTCGGGGAACTCCAGTCTGACGCCGTACTCGGTGTCGACGCTCGCCTCCGGGAAGGCGTCGGGAAGCGTCCGTTCGAGCGTGGCCATCGTCTCGCGCTTGGCCTCGTCGGGACAGTCGACGCTCACCTTCCGGTAGGGGCGTTCGGTCACGGGGTCGCGCAGCGCGTCGAGACCCGCGTCGGCGACGAGTCGGCCGACGACCGCCGCGGAGACGACGCCGTCTATCCACCCGCCGAACTGCGTGTGGATGTGTTTCCACGGCTCGGCGGCGAAGACGACGTCGCCGCCGGCGTTCTCGGCGGCGGCGATGCCCTCGTGCAGCGCGCCGAGGCGGACGCGTTCGACGCGGCCGCCGGCCTCGCGGACGCGTTCGTCGATGCGCGCGGAGGCGTTCGGCGTCGTCACGACGACGGGGTCGTCGGCGTTGACGCTGCGGACGTAGTGTTCGGC is a genomic window of Haloprofundus halophilus containing:
- a CDS encoding BMP family lipoprotein; the encoded protein is MNVDRRTLLKATGAAGIAGLAGCTGGPTEDDGNNESSGGNDSGSGNESSDGGAGASGSADVSVGMVYATGGLGDGSFNDQAQTGVQQAADEYSVTHDNVQPSEVTEFQTYQQQFAQSGEHDLICCIGFLQAEALAENAPDYPDQNFMIVDSVVEEPNVESYVFGEEEGSFLVGQMAGLLTQQEFSAGGGETTPDQSSVGFVGGVEGDLIGKFEAGYRAGVAEVSQDIDVQVSYVGNFNDTQAGNEAATAMYNDGVDIVYHAAGNAGTGVFQAAQDAGKFAIGVDQDQSLTKSGYADVILASMVKRVDTAVYTSIESVVNAEFEGGSVTTLGLEQEGVAAVYGDSIGGEIPQDVKSTVGETRQAIIDGDISVPADPSELNL